The DNA segment CAGGTTTATTTCAGAGAGGACTTCCAACTGGTTCAACACGCTCAAAGAATTCTTTGAGACCACTCCTTCTGCTGCTGTTGGTGAGGTTAAATTCCCATTTCCTTGTGTAGTTTCCTTTACTAATATTTTTGGTGATATCAACATATATGTATATGTGATACTACTCAATAGCATTTGAAGACAGGAGAATAGTAGAATTTAAAGGAGACTTGAAATTCTCATATGCACAAGAACAGGGGCTCATATAATTAATACATTCTATGAACTTTTTCAGATTGGTTTGGACAAAGGTTCTCATGGAAAGAAGATTGATTTCACGGACCAGGTtcatatctgaattttttagttacCATATTTTAATATAGTTGGCTACTCCATATGCTATTTCTTAATTGACTGGTGTTTTTGAACCAATATAAGGTTTCTCTTTAATTTTACGCACTGAAGAAGATGGCATGCACAAGGACAATGTGCAGCTCTTGCCTGAAAGTAGATAATTATCATTTTTTAACTTCTAAAGCAGTAGGAATTTTAGTCCAATAGATGACTTAATTGGGAGCTGAAGTGCTAAACTAGAAAAAGACACTAGACAcaactattttttattttattttacttttttagagcaatctacttttttttttttcttgtctttATCAACCCTGAAATATCTCCATTTCTTGATGCATGGTTCTGCCGCTTGGCTTGTGATAAAAATTTGCTAAATTAATGCAAAATGGTATTTGGCATGGCGGTTCAATATTTTAGAGGGCTTCTTGAAAGTTTTTGATATAATATTACTGGTAATTTGGTGAAGAGAGTCTATTCTGTGATGTTCTCTTAATAAATTCCTATGTATGCATGTATACCATGCATTCATTTATATAGGTATGTATTTATGATTGTGCTTATTTTTCCCTACTTTCTTAATTCTCTTATAAATTGTTTCTCATATTCGATATGCATCTTGTATATGTATCAAACAGGATCAAGATGTCCAGTTATATCTCTCTGTATTATTATATAGCACTTTTAGCCCTTCTCATGCTCTCAAACTCTCAAGGGAATAAATAATTATGTTGTTTTTCATTTACTATTAAAATCATCTCAATCTTAATATGGTTTCCTAGAATTTTTTAATGGGTGAAGTTTTTCATTCTAGGTTGAAGTGTTTCAGCAACAGCTTGAACTTGCTAAAGAATTGAATAGACCAGCCTCTGTTCATTGTGTTCGTGCATTTGGCGATCTTCTTGAAATAATGAAgtatgaatttatattttttttcctgcTTCTCTTAGAGATTTACCTCAAAATGATGGGAGCGTAACAAAAAATTTTTCAGTTTTAACTCATGTAGCCTAGAGTTTTCTTAGTTGTGAGCATAATCAGCATTCAACATATAAATAAGCATGTGAATTTTGCTGAATGAGCATTGAAATTGCAATTAATACATTATAAAAAATGTCGGTTCAGTGTGTTGTGATTATTTCTTTGCCCCTTATGTGGTGGCATGGTGGAGAATGGATGCGGCCTTAGTGATATGCATCTTTTGCAATTGTCGGCCATTGTGGCCTTGTTGGAATCACTCCTTTCATACTTTATGAAACTAAAAGTTAATTTGTGTTTTGCATCTTAGACATTATTGTGCATCCTGAATGCCATTCATTAACTAAACGACTTGATTAAAGGCATTCTATGAATCTTTTCATCAATGTCTTCAGTGTTTCCAAATGAGTGGTTCTTCCTGCTCGTGGCTTTATATTTTTTGGACCTACTTTGTATTGCTGTTAATTCATTAGTCATTACTTGTATTTGTGCACATGTTTTAAAAATGCTAGTTGCTTATAGAGCCATTATAATCTGTTCCAAGGTTTAATTACATGTGAATTTCAAATCATCAGAAGCATGGGACCTTTCCCTGCTGGTGTTATTCTTCATTCTTACTTAGGTTCTGCTGAGATGGTTCCTGAATTTGCCAAGCTTGGTGCATACTTCTCATTCTCAGGCTTCCTTATGTCCATGAAAGTGCAGAAGGCTAAACGCATGCTGAAAGCGGTTAGTTCATCAGTTTCATTTGTGTTCAGTGTATTCTTTATGTTTGAAAAATTCAACAATTCTTATCTCCAAACTTTCGCAGGTATCT comes from the Hevea brasiliensis isolate MT/VB/25A 57/8 chromosome 5, ASM3005281v1, whole genome shotgun sequence genome and includes:
- the LOC110659594 gene encoding uncharacterized protein LOC110659594 isoform X2, which codes for MGDLYPSVIPCFGLHPWFISERTSNWFNTLKEFFETTPSAAVGEIGLDKGSHGKKIDFTDQVEVFQQQLELAKELNRPASVHCVRAFGDLLEIMKSMGPFPAGVILHSYLGSAEMVPEFAKLGAYFSFSGFLMSMKVQKAKRMLKAVSSDRILLETDAPDALPNSNLDSLFLVDGDKSTSEGTQTQGENSASSTASPDDYHSHASIDASSPPKETLNHPANIHNVLSYVASLLDVSKEELAELSYRNAVRIFSYKGSKVL